The genomic region ATAAGAGCGATCCCGCAAGACCTCTCTGAGCCTTGTGGGATCGCCGCGCCAAGGAATACTCCGAGAATGCAGAAGCCTAAGATCCAAATCATTTTCTCGCTCATCGTTTTGTCTATCGCCGGAATGTTGCTTTGGGGGCAGCTAAAGCCCGTCCCGCGACCTGCCAAGACGCCTTTTCAGATCGAGCAAGAACAGTTTGTCAAGAAGATGAACAGCGATAACGACTGGTTTAAACAAGCCTACGCGCATGGAGTGTCCCCCAAGGTGCTCGGGGAGAAAGAGGTCGCAGCGACCAATGCGACCATTCGAGAAATTCATCTTGTCGGTAAACGACCGGATTGGGGATCTCTTAGTGTCGAAGAGAGAACGCGCATCACGGACGAAGTCAATCGAAAGAGCGATGCGGCGAGGCAGGTGATGCGAGACTCGTACTACACAAAGCCGTTCAAACCGGATTGGTAAACACGCCGTTTGCTTGCATGATTAGCATGGCGTAGCGTCGTCGTGGAAATGAAAGGAGCGAGGAAGTATGAGCGGAGAGAAAACAAATCGCGGCGTGGCGGCCGGGTTTACGCTGATCGAGCTTCTCGTCGTCATCAGCATCATTGCGTTGCTGGTCGCCATTCTGCTGCCGGTTTTCACCTCGGCTCGGCGCAGGGCTCAGCAGGTGACTTGCCTTTCCAATCTGCGCCAGCTCGGAATCGCGACCTTTCAATACGCGCAGGATTACGACGATCGTTACCCCTATGGCGGTGATCCGGTCGATTTGGATACGGACGAATTCGTCGATACGTGGCAGACCTGGCAGGGAGGACGATATGGGCAGGCGATTCAGCAGATGAGGGCAAATAAGCAGTTGCTTCCGAACGTGATGTTCGCTTATGTGAAAAATCGCGAACTCTGGCATTGCCCTTCCGACAATGGATTTACCCTCGCCGGCACTTTTGAGGGGACGCCTCTGGATGCTGGTTCGTCTTGTTTTGATTCCTTTGGCATGAGCTACGGGTATACGACTCTGTTGGCGCTGGACGGGCAAACGATCAGCGGGGTTCGGGCGTGGAGCCGCAAGGCGCCCTACAGCGATCACGATCCGGTGGATGTCCCACTGTTCGCCGATCAGGTCGGACTCTGGCACGGAGGCATGGAGCGGAAGGAGGAGCGACTGAATATGGTGATGCTGGATGGTCACGCGATCAGCGTGACGCGCGATCGCGCGGACGCGCTGAACAATATTCTGTTTACCGTTCCCTTGCCCGATTAGCTGGAGCGGCGA from Capsulimonas corticalis harbors:
- a CDS encoding prepilin-type N-terminal cleavage/methylation domain-containing protein; amino-acid sequence: MSGEKTNRGVAAGFTLIELLVVISIIALLVAILLPVFTSARRRAQQVTCLSNLRQLGIATFQYAQDYDDRYPYGGDPVDLDTDEFVDTWQTWQGGRYGQAIQQMRANKQLLPNVMFAYVKNRELWHCPSDNGFTLAGTFEGTPLDAGSSCFDSFGMSYGYTTLLALDGQTISGVRAWSRKAPYSDHDPVDVPLFADQVGLWHGGMERKEERLNMVMLDGHAISVTRDRADALNNILFTVPLPD